The Coregonus clupeaformis isolate EN_2021a chromosome 27, ASM2061545v1, whole genome shotgun sequence genomic sequence TAGCTTGGTTGAATTCATTTTTCTGTGAACTCAAAGCTCACTATAGTGACTCTTTGTCCATCAGATCACGATGACAGAGTTGGAGGACAAAAGGTTCGCAACCGCAAAGGCAGGGGACCTTTCAGGGCCCCTATGTATAGTGACCAAGGGCCAGTAGGTCTAGGGCCAAGACCAAGACATCGTGGTAGCCAAAGAGGCGGCGGCGGCCCGGGACCCAGAGCGAGATTTGACGATGAAGATGGCGACGTGGCAATGACAGACAGCAACTCCCAAGATGGATCCTCTCAACACAGATTGTGAGTTTGTCATGCTGAAGAGGGAGAGTATTTCACTGAACATGTTTATAGGTTTGATCTATGAAGTTATCCTTTAAACCTCCTCATGGTTTTTGCCCTGCCAGTAACCCTTATGGAAGGCCAAGTCGCCGTGGTGACGACCGCTTTGACCGGGGCCgcagaggtggtggaggaggaggtcacAGGGGTCGTGGGAATAACAAAGGAGGGGATGGAGTTGGAGGTGGCCGCAAGAACTGGTTCAAGATGTCTGTGAGTCCACGTTGTAAAATAATTGGGTGGCTTTACAGATCTACTAAGCTGTCATTGATTGGATTGTACTTAGTCAATGCTAAATTGTGACTCTTACAGGTCCCCTATGGAAAGAAATACGACAAAGACTGGCTGATAACGGCACTGCAGAATATCTGCTCCATGCCCTTCACCCCAGTACATGTAAGTGACTGCTGCCTAGTGGCTTTTTTTGTTAGTCAAGCTAGTCCAGAAATAGACTGAGCAGTGTTTCCCCATTATGCATTTAGCAGTGGTGACgctaaaatatatgttttatttacCTCTGCCACCACTGCTGAAataaatcctaggggaaacactggactTTGTTCTCTTGTCCCCTGAAATAGCTTCATTTGATTGGCATTCTCTTTTTTCACCTCTGTTTTCCAAAGTACCACGTAGAGGGAAACCGAGCAGAGTTCTTTATTGATGATTCCACCACTGCGAATGCCTTGTTTAAGGTATCACGGAAGATCACAGACAAAGAGGGCTACAAGGTactattttttctctctccacaAAACAGACTTTAGGTGGTTTTATCAAATGGTGTTAAGCGGGATATTTCTGGCAGACTGGGCACCAGACATTAACACATTAATAACGCCAGCAGAAGTTTTCGATTAAGCAACAAGGCTGGCGCCAGAGTTAATAGTTTGATGATGGCAGTCAATATGGATCGGACCGTCAATAGGACCTTGAGAAGGGGTCACGGTAAGGCTGTGGTTAATGATTAGGGCTTCAGAAAGGGCTTTCAATAGGAATTCAAGGACATAACCATTTCCCCCTGGGGATAGTTATTAGAAAACATGCCATTCACTCCTCCAACCTCCATCTTGTCCAGGTGACGGTACTGATGAATCCCTGTCCTCCACCCTCCTTTCTTCAGTCTGAACTAAAGCCAGCTGATCTGGAGCACCTGAAGGTAAGACAAGGAGACCGGCTCTTAACGAATAGGAGGAGGAGTGATCGTTTTAATAACATTATTGTATTGGTATCTGAGCCATCAGCAAGGTTATTACTTTTTATTTCCTTCAACTCTACTTAGTAATTGCTCCTATTCTTTCAAGTACCCGCTAATGATAATAGTGCAACATTCATTATTTAGTTTCATGTATAGAGAGGTGTATGGACTGAATCCGTAAAACTGTTTTTCCCTCATTAGCAATGCATGGCTAAACGTTTTGATGTCTCTCAACAAGCCCTGGACTTGAACAACATCCGGATAGACCCAGGTACACGGCAAGAGCAGTTAGTCACATCAGACGTTTTTCAATGTTGTATTTGCATTATATGACAGGTATTCTGGTAGTGCCGTCCAACACTCCTATGCTTCCCTGATTTTCACAGACCTGGTATCGCAGAACATTGATGTGACTTTGAACAGAAAGAACTCCATGCGTGCTGTTATTAAGATCATTGAGGAGAACATTCCAGAGGTATGGATGTGGTCCTTCCTTGTAGCTGAATAATGATAGAATATGGATGCCTTCTTCCCCACTGATCCCTTCTCATTTGCTTCCACAGCTTGTTTGTCTGAACCTCAGCAACAACAAGCTGTTTAGGCTGGATGACCTGTCGGAGCTGGTCAACAAGGTTCCCAACCTGAAAACACTCAACCTTTCTCATAACGAGGTGAGGAGACTGGGTCTGGTTGTGGCACAACGGGACCTAACCCCAGCACTGACCTTTACTGGGACTGCACAGTCTCCTCTTACTTTTCAGTTATCCACATAATTAATTTAGTCAATTGACTGGGACAAGGAGTTTTCTCTCTGTGTCCCATCTTGAGAGTAACACCTGGCTGTTTTATTGGATTTTCATTCCAGTTAAAGACAGAGCGGGAGCTGGACAGGATCAAGGGTCTTAAACTGGTGGAGTTATGGCTGGAGAGGAACCCCCTTTGCGACTATTTCAAGGACCAGGCTTCTTACATCAGGTCAGTCTGTGCTCAGGATGGCTGGGTGGGTAATGGTAGGCTGTTGACAGTGTGTCGTGAGATGGATGGCTGGGTGGGTAATGGTAGGCTGTTGACAGTGTGTCGTGAGATGGATGGCTGGGTGGGTAATGGTAGGCTGTTGACAGTGTGTCGTGAGATGGATGGCTGGGTGGGTAATGGTAGGCTGTTGACAGTGTGTCGTGAGATGGATGGCTGGGTGGGTAATGGTAGGCTGTTGACAGTGTGTCGTGAGATGGATGGCTGGGTGGGTAATGGTAGGCTGTTGACAGTGTGTCGTGAGATGGATGGCTGGGTGGGTAATGGTAGGCTGTTGACAGTGTGTCGTGAGATGGATGGCTGGGTGGGTAATGGTAGGCTGTTGACAGTGTGTCGTGAGATGGATGGCTGGGTGGGTAATGGTAGGCTGTTGACAGTGTGTCGTGAGATGGATGGCTGGGTGGGTAATGGTAGGCTGTTGACAGTGTGTCGTGAGATGGATGGCTGGGTGGGTAATGGTAGGCTGTTGACAGTGTGTCGTGAGATGGATGGCTGGGTGGGTAATGGTAGGCTGTTGACAGTGTATTgtgagatagatgggaggggggaTAGTTTAGCATTCTATTCCCTGTATTTCAGGGGGGAACTTGAATGTATTCAGAaaactcctactctgtgggacaTCACGTTATTTATGGATTATATGAGCCGGGAAGGACATGTTTGGTCTGGTACTACTGAATAGTAACACAACGCTCAACTTGGAAGGATCCGGATTGACTTGTTGATCACCATGCTATCAGAGAGTCACTGAGCCCTCCCACATTACTACAATAACATAGGTGGTGAATAAGTTAAGACTTGACATGATCGGTTCTTAGACAAGAATGTATTGTTCTATGTTGAAATCGCTCAAATAGCCTACTCAATGCTTGTGGGGAAGCACCTCAGTTCAAATGTAAAGCCACATTTATGATTATTTTAATTTAAGGTGCATGCCATATGTGCCCAAGTTGACATGATCGAACCATTAACCTCTTCACGCCATATAGTTCAACATTAACTAGCCAACAAACACATGGTTTTAGTTGAGGATAATGGCTGTGTTTATCATTTCAATTATTTCTACATCCATGCCCCCTTCTAGATGCAggtttaactgtctgtctgtgtactgtcttttttttttgtctctctctctcaactgatctcactctttccctctctgaaACTCTGCAGCTGatctttcccccatttgttttCTGCAGTGAAGATGACCCTGTGCCCCCTACAGACACCTCTGTATTCATTTCTTAAACAAAATCCTGATCATTTAAATGTCAAGAGCCATTACCTCGAGCATACATAAAACTTGGCATGGATAATACTGAACACAGCATTGTGATTGAGACCCATACTTTGGGAAGAGCTTGGATTACTAAAATGGCATTGTGGAAAATAAATCcttttgtagctcagttggtagagcatggcgcttgtaacgccagggtagtgggttcgattcccgggaccacccataggtATGATTTATGAACGCATGcctgtcgctttggataaaagcgtctgctaaatggcatacattatatatatatatttaagatTCATATGGGAAATGTGTTGGTACATCCTCATCCTCCCCTATACGGGTCGTAAAATGTGGCCAGTGAAGAGGGCTGGTTAGCCAATGACGGGTAAGATCCCACCTTTGATACCGGGACAACCTAAGACAGGCACAGCCGTGCATCTGGCCACATCATACCTACGTACGTACGCACATTCATACGTACAGTATATGCTGTACGAAGAAGACATTGAAGTGAAGAAGAACACAAAGATTTGCGCCTGGGGTTGGTTTCCAAAGAGCCAAGCAGAGTCCCCAAATACAAGCTTTCTCATAATTCCCTTAAATCTAACATGCCTTCAAGGCTTGTTTGTGTCGCAAGTTGGTAGACACATCGTCAGAATGTAACAGCCGGAGAGGAGAGGCTTTGAGAATGAGGGACACAAAGATGGATGTATCGAGAGACCCTCAATTTGTGGGATTTCAATATATGAAGTTGATTTCCGGTTAAGGATATGACATTTAACGTTTATTCTATGGGCATAAAAAGTGCAGTCACCTCAGAATGGTCACTGATAAAGTCTAGGAGTCTTTTCCTCAGATATCCCTCTCAACATGTTTCCCTAAAAATACAAACTTTGTTTAATAGGGCTTGGATGCCCTATTTGTTTAACCACCCCCAAAATGTTAAAGTTGAAGTGGGGtccaacatttatttatttttggtaccaaaaatgttttgtaagataTGCAGTATCATTCTTGCATCAATCAATGCTAGCAACAGAGGTTGCTGTAGTGGCGCTCAGGGCCCAGCTCTCTATCACTCTTTCTGTTTGTCTTTTTGTTTCTATTTGTGTGTAATTTGTGTATTTTCTTCATCTGAAGGGGATGCTTTGCATGTTCTCCTCAACTAACATGTTTTCTATTCCTTAAGGCTGGCTAACATACCACACAATCAACCTAGTGGAATTGCATCTTCTATCAAAGCTTTTTGTGAACTCCTCTTTGCTGTTTTGGTTTGATCGGGCTTGCATGTCGTGTTCTATGTTACCATAAGTCTTCCCTCTTCCCTTTCTACCTGAAACCACATGGTGTAACTTTAACCAGCCTTAATGTAATGGATTAACCCCCCTGTGCATACCCATGATTCATGTCATTCTTTCATCTCCAACAGTCTccatcacattttacatttacattttagtcatttagcagacgctcttataaagagccacttacagttagtgagtgcatacatttttcatactggccccccatgggaatcgaacccacaaccctggcgttgcaagcgccatgctctaccaactgagctacaggaggccatcaCCACCTCTACAGTCTTTAGATTCCATTTCACTGTCTCTTGGTCCAATGACACGTGTGTCAGACAACTCAAACATGCAACTTTTGACCATAATATCACCCTTGTGGTCTCTACCAAGCACATTGGTCACACCACGGGCCACTCCCAATCACCAGGCCACTCCCCTATGCGTGTGAAAAGCACTGATTTGTCTCTTGTTGATATGGGGCGCTCACAACCAACGTTCACACCCCTACCACCCCTTCCAAGACaacgtgtgtcagtgtgtttcggcgtgtagggggggacggtgagtaTCATCACAAAGGGGTGAGTACATTGCCACAGGAAAGGGGGccgaggcctcccgagtggcgcagcggtctaaggcactgatcagtgctagaggcgtcactacagatccgggttcgatcccgggctgtgtcgcagctggctgcgaccgggagacccatgaggcggcgcacaattggcccagcgtcgtccgggttggggagggtttggccggccaggatgtccttgtcccatcgcgctctagcgactccttgtggcggccgggcgcatgcatgctgacttcggtcgccagctgtatggtgtttcctctgacacattggtgtggctggcttccgggttaagcgagcagtgtgtcaagaagcagtgcgtctTGGctgggtcgtgttttggaggacgcatggctctcgaccttagcctctcccgagtccgcacgggagttgcagcgatgggacaagactgtaactaccaattggggagaaaaaggggtaaaaatcgGGGCTGTCGTCATAGATTGATTTGTCATTGGTTTATCTATATTGTACTGTTCATATTAGTACATAAGGATGTGTCATTGTAGCATTGAGTATGTCTTCACTGATATGCAGAGCTGACTATTTCATGATCAGGCATGGGTGTGTTCTATCCTGAACAATCAGTTCGAAAGTTCGAACCACCAAAATATATGCAGTTATAATGACGAATC encodes the following:
- the LOC121541841 gene encoding nuclear RNA export factor 1 — its product is MSTADDSRYYNDHDDRVGGQKVRNRKGRGPFRAPMYSDQGPVGLGPRPRHRGSQRGGGGPGPRARFDDEDGDVAMTDSNSQDGSSQHRFNPYGRPSRRGDDRFDRGRRGGGGGGHRGRGNNKGGDGVGGGRKNWFKMSVPYGKKYDKDWLITALQNICSMPFTPVHYHVEGNRAEFFIDDSTTANALFKVSRKITDKEGYKVTVLMNPCPPPSFLQSELKPADLEHLKQCMAKRFDVSQQALDLNNIRIDPDLVSQNIDVTLNRKNSMRAVIKIIEENIPELVCLNLSNNKLFRLDDLSELVNKVPNLKTLNLSHNELKTERELDRIKGLKLVELWLERNPLCDYFKDQASYISEVRERFPRLLKLDGQDLPPPIVFDVEVTPAALPPCKPSYFCSEEIKTPIVGFLQQYYSVYDSGDRQPLLDAYHDGATFSLSMPFTMQNPSRCSLGDYHKDSRNLKKLKDPTTRFRLLKHTRLNVVAFLSELPKTQHDTASLIVDVNTFTNTLLSFTVTGVFKEVEGKSRDSVRAFCRVFVTVPAGGTSLCIVNDELFVRNATTEEIRRAFVAPAPTPSSSPVPTLSAPQQEMLSAFSLKSGMNLEWSQKCLQDNEWDFNRAGQVFTDLKAHGKIPDVAFIK